One part of the Rhizobium rhizogenes genome encodes these proteins:
- a CDS encoding type II restriction endonuclease codes for MMELGDWLSEYSGPNYIWYVKRLSGNDTLANKTHQAGPYIPKELLFEVLPGLARIDVKNPDLWFDVYIDSHADARQIRAVYYNSKRHKKQPNGRDETRLTNWGGGESALLDPESTGALTIFAFSVGPDVTPECHVWVCRHETEEDLIENRIGPIEPGKSIVQPVGGTILASLFATTVRASCWLTPNEIPAAWLTKFPSGVEIITKAAELQSHGNLMPDLRLMKRRACEYEIFRSVEEAVEMPLIKAGFTDIDGFISRAQTILQRRKSRAGRSLELHAREIFMEEKLVEGTDFSHQPESESGKSPDFLFPSEAAYKDINFPSEKLRMLAVKTTMKDRWRQILNEANRVEHKHLLTLQEGISETQFREMIDAKVTLVVPKPIIEKFPESVQPHLQTLESFIGDMRLLRL; via the coding sequence ATGATGGAACTGGGTGATTGGCTCAGCGAGTATAGCGGGCCGAATTACATATGGTACGTCAAGCGATTGAGCGGAAATGATACACTTGCCAATAAAACACACCAGGCGGGTCCGTATATTCCGAAAGAATTGCTGTTCGAAGTACTTCCAGGTCTCGCACGTATTGACGTAAAAAACCCCGATCTTTGGTTCGATGTCTACATTGACAGCCATGCCGACGCCCGGCAGATCCGCGCAGTTTATTACAACAGCAAGCGTCATAAGAAACAACCGAACGGTCGCGATGAAACACGACTGACGAATTGGGGCGGTGGCGAATCGGCGCTGCTGGATCCCGAGAGCACGGGCGCGTTGACTATATTCGCTTTCTCTGTTGGGCCAGATGTCACACCAGAATGCCACGTCTGGGTTTGCCGACATGAGACAGAAGAAGACCTCATCGAGAACCGCATCGGCCCCATCGAACCGGGTAAGTCGATAGTCCAGCCTGTGGGCGGCACAATCCTGGCCAGCCTGTTCGCGACCACTGTCCGCGCCAGTTGTTGGCTGACGCCGAACGAAATTCCCGCCGCCTGGCTCACGAAATTCCCCAGCGGGGTCGAAATCATCACCAAGGCTGCCGAACTCCAGTCGCATGGCAACCTGATGCCTGATCTGCGGCTTATGAAGCGACGCGCCTGCGAATACGAGATATTCCGTAGTGTAGAGGAAGCAGTCGAGATGCCGCTTATAAAAGCTGGCTTCACCGATATCGATGGCTTCATCTCTCGAGCACAGACAATACTCCAACGCAGGAAATCCCGCGCCGGAAGATCACTAGAGCTCCACGCCCGCGAAATTTTCATGGAAGAAAAGCTCGTTGAGGGAACTGACTTTTCGCATCAGCCCGAATCTGAATCGGGTAAATCTCCAGACTTTCTTTTCCCTTCCGAGGCTGCCTACAAGGATATAAATTTCCCTTCAGAAAAACTTAGAATGCTGGCGGTGAAGACGACCATGAAGGATCGCTGGCGTCAGATCCTCAACGAGGCCAACCGCGTGGAACATAAGCACCTGCTTACACTGCAAGAAGGAATATCAGAAACTCAATTTAGAGAGATGATCGATGCGAAGGTTACGCTGGTCGTGCCAAAACCAATAATTGAAAAATTTCCCGAATCTGTTCAGCCACATCTACAAACCCTTGAATCCTTCATAGGTGACATGCGTCTGTTGCGGCTTTGA
- a CDS encoding very short patch repair endonuclease codes for MRCFAMTDVVDSATRSRMMSGIRSKNTKPELVIRKGLHALGFRYRLHPKEIPGKPDLWLPKYGAAIFIHGCFWHGHNCSLFKIPGTRQDFWKTKIDTNRIRDARVNELLADAGLRRLEIWECAFRGPGRIGLEETLARTAEWLRGEEIRCEIRGTQ; via the coding sequence ATGCGTTGTTTTGCCATGACTGATGTGGTCGATAGCGCAACTCGTAGTCGAATGATGTCGGGTATCAGGAGCAAAAATACAAAGCCCGAATTGGTCATACGAAAAGGCCTGCATGCGCTGGGTTTTCGCTACAGGCTGCACCCAAAAGAGATTCCTGGTAAGCCAGACCTATGGCTGCCAAAATATGGCGCCGCCATATTTATCCACGGTTGTTTTTGGCACGGGCACAACTGCTCTCTTTTCAAAATACCTGGTACCAGGCAAGACTTCTGGAAAACCAAGATCGATACGAATCGCATCAGAGATGCGCGCGTCAACGAGCTACTGGCCGACGCCGGTTTACGTCGACTGGAGATTTGGGAATGCGCTTTTCGGGGACCAGGGCGTATCGGGCTGGAAGAGACTCTTGCGCGGACAGCCGAATGGCTCCGTGGAGAAGAGATCAGATGTGAGATACGGGGGACGCAATAA
- the dcm gene encoding DNA (cytosine-5-)-methyltransferase, whose translation MKDSITDFSRLRQQVGISLEQLAPIVGFSLSTLYRWERGQQEPRQAAIAVLHGLLNARAQVVNENPAFTFIDLFAGIGGLRRGFDHIGGKCVFTSEWDKYSQATYKANYRCDDHDVEGDITKVDAADIPAHDILLAGFPCQPFSIAGVSKKNALGRAHGFADETQGTLFFDVARIIKHHQPKAFLLENVKNLVNHDKGHTFEVIMKTLKEELGYDVEARVIDAKGYVPQHRERIFIVGFRRDLGVEFSFKNFDMPDSYAGPKLKTILHPEDGSEGPDKHYTLGNIGNVSERYILTDHLWRYLRDYAAKHAAAGNGFGYGLVGPGDVARTLSARYYKDGSEILIDRGPTLNPRRLTPRECARLMGFDEPGKAEFVIPVSDTQAYRQFGNSVVVPVVKAVATHMLPFIEEALACAANGRMKLSA comes from the coding sequence AGGTCGGAATTAGTCTCGAACAGCTGGCTCCCATCGTGGGCTTCAGCCTCTCTACGTTGTATCGCTGGGAACGCGGACAGCAGGAACCAAGACAAGCTGCCATAGCCGTCCTGCATGGACTTCTGAACGCACGCGCCCAGGTCGTCAACGAAAATCCAGCATTTACCTTCATTGACCTCTTTGCGGGCATCGGCGGACTGCGCCGCGGGTTCGACCACATCGGCGGGAAATGCGTATTCACGTCAGAATGGGATAAATATTCACAGGCAACTTACAAGGCGAATTACCGCTGCGACGATCATGACGTCGAAGGTGATATCACGAAAGTCGACGCCGCCGACATCCCGGCACACGACATTTTACTGGCAGGATTCCCATGCCAGCCATTCAGTATTGCCGGCGTAAGTAAGAAAAACGCCTTAGGCCGTGCCCACGGCTTTGCAGACGAGACACAGGGAACTCTTTTCTTTGATGTCGCACGCATCATAAAACATCACCAACCCAAGGCCTTTTTGCTTGAGAACGTGAAGAACCTTGTCAATCACGATAAGGGACACACATTCGAAGTGATCATGAAAACGTTAAAGGAAGAACTCGGTTACGACGTGGAAGCCCGCGTCATAGATGCGAAAGGATATGTTCCCCAGCACCGGGAGAGGATTTTCATTGTCGGCTTCCGCAGGGATCTTGGTGTCGAATTTTCCTTCAAAAATTTTGACATGCCAGATTCGTACGCAGGGCCGAAGCTCAAGACAATCCTGCACCCGGAAGACGGATCAGAGGGGCCAGACAAACATTATACACTGGGCAACATTGGTAACGTCTCAGAGCGATACATCCTGACAGACCATCTATGGAGATATCTGCGCGACTACGCCGCGAAGCACGCCGCCGCCGGAAACGGATTTGGTTATGGTCTCGTAGGTCCAGGCGATGTTGCCCGTACTCTTTCAGCGCGCTATTACAAGGACGGATCTGAGATCCTGATCGATCGCGGTCCCACCCTCAATCCGCGCAGACTCACACCGCGGGAATGCGCACGACTCATGGGCTTTGACGAACCGGGCAAGGCCGAATTCGTGATACCGGTGAGTGACACCCAGGCATATCGTCAGTTCGGGAATAGCGTCGTCGTGCCAGTTGTGAAAGCCGTAGCCACCCATATGCTGCCCTTTATCGAGGAGGCGTTGGCCTGCGCAGCAAATGGGCGAATGAAGCTCAGTGCCTGA